One genomic region from Pseudoduganella lutea encodes:
- a CDS encoding efflux RND transporter periplasmic adaptor subunit: MSHVARSTHVAVLSLSLLAACGKKEEAPPAPPPPTVSVITVSAAAVPVTDELPGRVEAFRVAQVRARTPGIVLKRVFEEGSDVKAGQVLFRIDPAEFQAGFASAQAAVQKAEANLAQANLREKRYKPLLAAQAVSQQEYDDAVTAQKQAAADLATAKAARQTAGLTLGYATVTAPISGRVGRALVTEGALVGQGEATPMALVQQLDPIYVTVTQSATELQQLRQALASGRLKSVGRDEARVTLLLDTGEEYQGAGKLLFSDASVDESTGTVSLRARFPNPKGALLPGMYVRARLEQGINEAAITVPQQAIVRGAEGASVMIVGADNKVVAQPVKAEASINNRWVVSEGLKGGERIIVEGFQKAKPGSPVKPQQWQPAQATPAGAPGGTSNAAPAAKGA; the protein is encoded by the coding sequence ATGAGTCATGTCGCACGTAGCACGCATGTCGCCGTCCTGTCGCTGTCCCTGCTGGCCGCGTGCGGCAAGAAGGAAGAAGCTCCCCCCGCCCCGCCCCCACCCACCGTCTCGGTCATCACCGTGTCGGCCGCCGCCGTGCCCGTGACGGATGAGCTGCCGGGCCGCGTCGAGGCATTCCGCGTGGCGCAGGTGCGGGCGCGCACGCCGGGGATCGTGCTGAAGCGGGTATTCGAGGAAGGCTCGGACGTGAAAGCGGGCCAGGTGCTCTTCCGCATCGATCCGGCCGAATTCCAGGCCGGCTTCGCCAGCGCCCAGGCGGCCGTGCAGAAGGCCGAGGCGAACCTGGCGCAGGCGAACCTGCGCGAAAAGCGCTACAAGCCGCTGCTGGCCGCGCAGGCCGTCAGTCAGCAGGAATACGACGATGCGGTGACGGCGCAAAAGCAGGCCGCCGCCGACCTGGCCACGGCGAAGGCGGCGCGCCAGACCGCCGGGCTCACGCTGGGCTACGCGACCGTGACGGCGCCGATCTCCGGTCGCGTGGGCCGCGCGCTGGTGACCGAGGGCGCACTGGTGGGGCAAGGCGAAGCGACGCCGATGGCACTGGTGCAGCAGCTCGATCCGATCTATGTGACGGTGACGCAGTCGGCCACCGAGCTCCAGCAACTGCGCCAGGCGCTGGCCAGCGGCCGGCTGAAGAGCGTGGGCAGGGACGAGGCACGCGTGACGCTGCTGCTGGACACCGGCGAGGAGTACCAGGGTGCGGGCAAGCTGCTGTTCTCGGATGCGTCCGTCGACGAGAGCACGGGCACCGTCTCGCTGCGCGCCCGGTTCCCGAATCCGAAAGGCGCGCTGCTGCCGGGCATGTATGTGCGGGCGCGGCTTGAGCAAGGCATCAACGAAGCCGCGATCACGGTCCCGCAACAGGCCATCGTGCGCGGTGCCGAAGGTGCCTCGGTGATGATCGTGGGCGCGGACAACAAGGTGGTCGCCCAGCCCGTGAAGGCGGAAGCGTCGATCAATAACAGGTGGGTCGTCAGCGAAGGCCTGAAAGGCGGCGAACGCATCATCGTCGAAGGCTTCCAGAAAGCCAAGCCGGGATCGCCCGTCAAGCCGCAGCAGTGGCAGCCCGCGCAAGCCACGCCAGCCGGTGCGCCCGGCGGTACTTCAAACGCAGCGCCCGCCGCCAAGGGGGCCTGA
- a CDS encoding D-amino acid dehydrogenase, producing MKHIAVIGAGVTGVTTAYALARRGFSVTIVERHRYPAMETSYANGGQLSASHAEVWNHPSTLRKGLKWMTQPDAPLLLHPAPTWHKVSWLARFVAAIPRYRDNTVALARMAVAAREHLFAWAEEEGIDFDLRREGILHLYRDKAGFEHARQVSRLLAEAGLVRRHVTPAEMRAIEPALGGDYYGGCYTDTDSSGDIHRFTAGLASACVRRGVQLLCERDVLALTQEGLGGDGGVSLTLRHGGETDVQRFDAVVICAGTASRALGRMAGDRIDVYPVKGYSITVHLGDAASRAAAPTVSLVDDAPKLVASRFGADRFRVAGTAEFSGFDRDIRHDRIRPLVDWVHREFPGVHTADVKPWAGLRPMMPDLLPKVGRGKAPRVFYNTGHGHLGWTLAAATAEQVATAIGQSAGGPAKHVLDPEAKSWGQTRRV from the coding sequence ATGAAACACATCGCAGTCATCGGCGCCGGCGTTACCGGTGTCACCACGGCCTACGCGCTGGCGCGGCGTGGCTTTTCGGTCACAATCGTCGAGCGGCATCGCTATCCGGCGATGGAAACGTCGTATGCCAACGGCGGCCAGTTGTCGGCGTCGCATGCGGAGGTGTGGAATCATCCGTCCACGCTGCGCAAGGGCCTGAAATGGATGACGCAGCCCGATGCGCCGCTGTTGCTGCATCCGGCACCCACGTGGCACAAGGTGTCCTGGCTGGCCAGGTTCGTGGCGGCGATTCCCCGTTACCGCGACAACACGGTGGCGCTGGCGCGCATGGCGGTCGCGGCGCGCGAACACCTGTTCGCGTGGGCGGAGGAAGAGGGCATCGACTTCGACCTGCGCCGTGAAGGCATCCTCCACCTCTACCGCGACAAGGCGGGCTTCGAACACGCGCGGCAGGTGTCGCGCTTGCTGGCCGAAGCGGGGCTGGTCCGCCGGCATGTCACGCCAGCGGAAATGCGCGCCATCGAACCGGCGCTGGGCGGTGATTACTACGGCGGCTGCTACACGGACACGGACAGCAGCGGCGACATCCACCGCTTCACCGCCGGCCTCGCGTCGGCATGCGTGCGCCGCGGCGTGCAATTGCTGTGCGAGCGCGATGTGCTGGCGCTGACGCAGGAAGGACTCGGAGGCGACGGCGGCGTTTCGCTCACGTTGCGACACGGTGGCGAAACGGATGTGCAGCGCTTCGATGCGGTCGTCATCTGCGCCGGCACCGCCAGCCGCGCGCTCGGCAGGATGGCGGGCGACCGGATCGACGTCTATCCCGTCAAGGGCTACTCGATCACCGTGCACCTGGGCGATGCCGCCAGCCGGGCCGCCGCGCCCACCGTCAGCCTCGTCGACGACGCGCCCAAGCTGGTGGCCAGCCGCTTCGGCGCGGACCGTTTCCGCGTGGCCGGCACCGCCGAATTCAGCGGTTTCGACCGCGATATCCGCCACGACCGCATCCGGCCCCTGGTCGACTGGGTACACCGCGAATTCCCCGGCGTGCACACGGCGGACGTGAAGCCGTGGGCCGGCCTGCGCCCGATGATGCCGGACCTGCTGCCGAAAGTGGGAAGAGGGAAGGCGCCGCGCGTGTTCTACAACACGGGACACGGGCACCTGGGCTGGACGCTGGCGGCGGCAACGGCGGAGCAGGTGGCAACCGCGATCGGGCAGTCGGCAGGCGGGCCGGCAAAGCATGTTCTTGACCCGGAGGCGAAGAGCTGGGGTCAGACCCGCCGGGTCTGA
- a CDS encoding efflux RND transporter permease subunit: MPRFFIDRPVFAWVIALFILLGGALAITVLPVAQYPTIAPPSIVVTANYPGATAQVLDDAVTSVIEQEMNGAEGLQYVESESNAAGGVTITVTFQPGTNPDIAAVDVQNRIKRVESRLPLAVTQQGVQVNKSRSNILMFVGVYSTDGRMDPTAIGDYMARNVVNEIKRIPGVGQAQLFGSERALRVWVDPNKLTGFKLNMGDVTAAIRAQNAQVTSGTIGDLPNPTTQTYQAPVVVTGQLTSIAQFSKIVLRANPDGSTVRLGDVARLELGGSTYNISARLNGQPFVAIAVQQSLTGNALATANLVKAKMDELQKFFPPGLKYTVPYDTSTFVKISIEEVVKTLLEAVLLVFIVMYVFLQNFRYTIIPTIVVPVALMGTFAVMQLAGFSINVLTMFGMVLAIGILVDDAIVVVENVERIMSEEGLSPRDATRKAMTQITGAIIGITLVLIAVFVPMAAFGGAVGAIYRQFSLSMVAAMAFSALMALTLTPALCATMLKPVEKGHHVEKRGFFGWFNRMFAKTATRYQGAVAKILASTGRYMLVFAVLLALVAWLYVRLPSSFLPNEDQGYIITNVQLPPGASRSRTDAVLAKVDAYFRQQPEVARTIAVAGFSFSGNGQNAGLVFVPLKDWGERGKDQSADALAGRALGALSGIPDAIVFPLSPPPIRELGNATGITARLQDRSSLGHAALIDARNQLLGMAGKSAILQGVRPEGLEDAPQLQVDIDREKAQALGLSFADINTTLSAGLGSSYVNDFNSDNRQQRVIVQADQNRRMQPEDILRLNVRSGTSGNMVPFSAFATTRWINGPVQLVRYNGYPAIRLTGNAAPGYSSGEAMAELERLAAQLPPGFGIDWTGQSLEERTSGSQAPMLFALSLLAAFLVLAALYESESIPIAVLLVVPLGVLGALLGAHLRDLPNDVYFKVGLIAIIGLSAKNAILIIEFAKDLQAQGKGLIEATLEAVHLRFRPIIMTSLAFILGVLPLVVANGAGSASQRAIGTGVMGGMITATVLAVFLVPVFFVVIRRIFKGSERQRRLAAHEMDLPETKP; this comes from the coding sequence ATGCCACGCTTCTTCATCGACCGGCCCGTGTTCGCATGGGTGATCGCGCTGTTCATCCTGTTGGGCGGCGCGCTGGCGATCACCGTGCTGCCGGTGGCCCAGTATCCCACCATCGCACCGCCATCGATCGTGGTGACCGCGAACTACCCCGGCGCCACCGCGCAGGTGCTCGACGATGCCGTGACCAGCGTGATCGAGCAGGAGATGAACGGCGCCGAAGGCCTGCAGTACGTGGAGTCCGAGAGCAATGCGGCCGGCGGCGTGACGATCACCGTGACATTCCAGCCGGGCACCAACCCGGACATCGCGGCGGTGGACGTGCAGAACCGCATCAAGCGCGTGGAGTCGCGCCTGCCGCTGGCCGTTACGCAGCAGGGGGTGCAGGTCAACAAGTCGCGCTCGAACATCCTGATGTTCGTGGGCGTGTACTCGACGGACGGCCGGATGGACCCGACCGCGATCGGCGACTACATGGCGCGCAACGTCGTCAACGAGATCAAGCGCATCCCGGGCGTGGGCCAGGCGCAGCTGTTCGGTTCCGAGCGCGCGCTGCGCGTATGGGTCGACCCGAACAAGCTCACCGGCTTCAAGCTGAACATGGGCGACGTGACGGCGGCGATCCGCGCGCAGAACGCCCAGGTCACGTCCGGCACGATCGGTGACCTGCCGAATCCCACGACGCAAACCTACCAGGCGCCGGTGGTGGTGACCGGGCAGCTGACGTCGATCGCGCAATTCTCGAAAATCGTGCTGCGTGCCAATCCCGATGGCTCCACCGTGCGCCTGGGCGACGTGGCCCGCCTCGAGTTGGGCGGCTCCACCTACAACATCAGTGCCCGGCTGAACGGGCAGCCGTTCGTGGCGATCGCCGTGCAGCAGTCGCTGACGGGCAATGCACTGGCAACGGCAAACCTGGTGAAAGCCAAGATGGACGAGCTGCAGAAGTTCTTCCCGCCCGGCCTGAAATACACGGTGCCCTACGATACGTCGACGTTCGTGAAGATCTCCATCGAGGAGGTGGTCAAGACGCTGCTCGAAGCAGTGCTGCTCGTGTTCATCGTGATGTACGTGTTCCTGCAGAACTTCCGCTACACGATCATTCCGACGATCGTGGTGCCGGTGGCGCTGATGGGCACCTTCGCCGTGATGCAGCTGGCCGGCTTCTCGATCAACGTGCTGACGATGTTCGGCATGGTGCTGGCGATCGGCATCCTGGTCGACGATGCGATCGTCGTCGTCGAGAACGTCGAGCGCATCATGAGCGAGGAAGGCCTGTCGCCGCGCGACGCCACCCGCAAGGCGATGACGCAGATCACCGGCGCGATCATCGGCATCACGCTGGTGCTGATCGCCGTGTTCGTGCCGATGGCCGCGTTTGGCGGCGCTGTGGGCGCGATCTACCGCCAGTTTTCGCTGTCGATGGTGGCGGCGATGGCGTTTTCCGCGCTGATGGCGCTGACCTTGACGCCGGCGCTGTGCGCCACGATGCTGAAACCCGTCGAAAAAGGCCACCATGTGGAAAAGCGCGGCTTCTTCGGCTGGTTCAACCGCATGTTCGCAAAGACGGCCACGCGCTACCAGGGGGCCGTGGCGAAGATCCTCGCCAGCACCGGCCGCTACATGCTGGTGTTCGCCGTGCTGCTGGCTCTCGTGGCATGGCTTTACGTGCGGCTGCCATCGTCGTTCCTGCCGAACGAGGACCAGGGCTACATCATCACCAACGTGCAGCTCCCGCCGGGCGCGTCGCGCTCGCGCACGGACGCGGTGCTGGCGAAAGTGGATGCCTATTTCCGCCAGCAGCCCGAAGTGGCCCGCACGATCGCCGTGGCGGGTTTTTCATTCTCCGGCAACGGCCAGAACGCGGGCCTCGTGTTCGTGCCGCTGAAGGACTGGGGCGAACGGGGCAAGGACCAGTCGGCCGATGCGCTGGCCGGGCGCGCGCTCGGCGCGCTCTCGGGCATTCCGGACGCCATCGTGTTCCCCCTGTCGCCGCCGCCGATCCGCGAGCTGGGCAACGCCACCGGTATCACGGCGCGGCTGCAGGATCGCAGTTCGCTGGGCCACGCGGCGCTCATCGATGCCCGCAACCAGCTGCTGGGCATGGCCGGCAAGAGCGCGATCCTGCAGGGCGTGCGGCCCGAAGGGCTGGAAGACGCGCCACAGCTGCAGGTCGATATCGACCGCGAAAAGGCGCAGGCGCTGGGCCTCTCGTTCGCCGACATCAACACCACGCTGTCCGCCGGCCTGGGTTCGTCATACGTGAACGATTTCAACAGCGACAACCGCCAGCAGCGCGTGATCGTGCAGGCCGACCAGAACCGCCGCATGCAGCCGGAAGATATCCTGCGCCTGAACGTGCGTTCCGGAACCAGCGGCAATATGGTGCCGTTCTCCGCCTTCGCCACCACCCGCTGGATCAATGGCCCGGTGCAGCTGGTGCGCTACAACGGCTATCCGGCGATCCGCCTGACAGGCAATGCCGCGCCAGGCTACAGCTCCGGTGAGGCGATGGCCGAGCTGGAACGGCTGGCGGCCCAGCTGCCGCCGGGTTTCGGCATCGACTGGACGGGGCAATCGCTGGAAGAGCGCACCTCCGGTTCGCAGGCGCCGATGCTGTTCGCGCTGTCGCTGCTCGCGGCGTTCCTCGTGCTGGCGGCGCTGTATGAAAGTGAATCGATTCCGATCGCCGTGCTGCTGGTGGTGCCGCTGGGCGTGCTCGGCGCCCTGCTCGGCGCCCACCTGCGCGACCTGCCGAACGACGTGTACTTCAAGGTGGGCCTGATCGCCATCATCGGCCTGTCGGCGAAGAACGCGATCCTGATCATCGAATTCGCCAAGGACCTGCAGGCGCAGGGCAAGGGGCTGATCGAAGCCACGCTGGAGGCGGTGCACCTGCGTTTTCGGCCCATCATCATGACGTCGCTGGCGTTCATCCTCGGCGTGCTGCCGCTGGTGGTCGCCAACGGCGCGGGGTCGGCCAGCCAGCGCGCGATCGGCACCGGCGTGATGGGCGGCATGATCACCGCCACCGTGCTGGCCGTGTTCCTCGTGCCGGTATTCTTCGTCGTGATCCGCCGTATCTTCAAGGGCAGCGAGCGGCAACGCCGTCTCGCCGCGCATGAAATGGACCTTCCGGAGACGAAACCATGA
- a CDS encoding SMP-30/gluconolactonase/LRE family protein, producing MNDSNVTVAFDGAMQVGEGPLWHAGEQALYWVDIDGLAVHRLLIDSGNGSGAHTSWIMTSEPSSLARHADGGLVVATRNGFVHLDTGAGNGAGAISDIAPSPFDRSKARFNDGKPDAAGRFWVGTIYEPRDQPAAEMYVLEKGHVRLAWSGGMTNSNGLAFSPDNRTMYHADTTSHRITRYDFDLAGGTVSNGRELRQFSMDKDNGYGGRPDGAAVDSEGNYWVAMFEGGRIVKLSPSGEELDAIALPVRCPTMVAFGGTDLRTLYITTAGKRPAAELAQHPLSGRVLSVRVPVAGLEQPAYRP from the coding sequence ATGAACGACAGTAACGTCACCGTTGCCTTCGATGGCGCAATGCAGGTTGGCGAAGGCCCGTTGTGGCACGCGGGCGAGCAGGCACTGTACTGGGTGGACATCGATGGCCTTGCCGTACACCGGCTGCTCATCGATAGCGGCAACGGCAGCGGCGCGCACACGTCATGGATCATGACGAGCGAACCGTCGTCGCTGGCGCGCCATGCCGATGGCGGCCTCGTCGTCGCCACCCGCAACGGCTTCGTGCACCTCGACACAGGAGCAGGAAACGGCGCCGGCGCGATCTCCGACATTGCGCCCTCGCCGTTCGATCGCAGCAAAGCCCGCTTCAACGACGGCAAGCCCGATGCGGCGGGGCGTTTCTGGGTCGGCACGATCTATGAGCCGCGCGACCAGCCGGCCGCCGAGATGTACGTGCTGGAAAAGGGGCACGTCCGCCTGGCCTGGTCCGGTGGCATGACGAACTCGAATGGCCTCGCATTCAGCCCGGACAACCGCACGATGTACCACGCCGACACGACGTCGCATCGCATCACGCGCTACGACTTCGACCTGGCGGGCGGCACCGTGTCGAACGGGCGCGAACTGCGCCAGTTCTCGATGGACAAGGATAACGGCTATGGCGGCCGGCCCGATGGCGCGGCGGTCGACAGCGAAGGCAATTACTGGGTGGCCATGTTCGAAGGCGGGCGCATCGTGAAACTGTCGCCCTCCGGCGAAGAGCTCGATGCGATCGCGCTGCCGGTGCGTTGCCCCACCATGGTGGCGTTTGGCGGCACGGACCTGCGCACGCTGTACATCACCACCGCCGGCAAGCGCCCGGCGGCGGAACTGGCGCAGCATCCACTGTCGGGCCGCGTGCTGTCCGTGCGCGTGCCGGTGGCGGGGCTGGAGCAGCCGGCTTATCGTCCATAA
- the zwf gene encoding glucose-6-phosphate dehydrogenase, with protein MALSDFDLVLFGGSGDLSMRKLLPAMFSRDVCGDLPPTARIVCVGRHENTTEEFIDMVNTTSRPHIKTPKVTTENWEKFTRRIVYVAVDAGDPSSYGGLAEALRTDAGLTRVYYLATPPALFAQICDNLKENGLVTPDSRVVLEKPLGRDLASAKQINREVGEVFEESQIYRIDHYLGKETVQNLLALRFGNILFEPLWRREWISDVQITIAEKLGVGNRIGYYDTSGALRDMLQNHLLQLLCIVAMEPPASTSPDAVRDAKLQVLRSLKRFTPTTLAQNIVRGQYRAGHVDGQAVPSYRDEPDAPQGSRTETFVAMKAEIDTWRWAGVPFYLRTGKRMADGLAEIVVRFKQIPHSIFQQPTSSFQPNSLVIRLQPDEGLRMNLMAKTPGEGMRLKPAELELDFRESFKAPRMDAYERLLLDVLRGQLTLFMRGDELEAAWEWVEPILNNWEQDDTAPLPYSSGTWGPAASSALIGRDGLQWREEALPED; from the coding sequence ATGGCACTTTCCGATTTTGACCTGGTTCTGTTCGGCGGCAGCGGCGACCTTTCGATGCGCAAGCTGCTCCCTGCGATGTTCTCGCGCGACGTGTGCGGCGACCTGCCCCCGACCGCCCGTATCGTTTGCGTGGGCCGGCACGAGAACACCACGGAAGAATTCATCGACATGGTCAACACCACGTCGCGTCCGCATATCAAGACTCCCAAGGTCACCACCGAGAACTGGGAAAAATTCACGCGCCGCATCGTGTACGTGGCGGTGGACGCGGGCGACCCGTCCAGCTACGGTGGGCTGGCGGAGGCGCTGCGCACCGATGCGGGCCTGACCCGCGTGTACTACCTGGCCACGCCGCCGGCGCTGTTCGCGCAGATCTGCGACAACCTGAAGGAAAACGGCCTGGTCACGCCCGATTCGCGCGTGGTGCTGGAAAAGCCGCTGGGCCGCGACCTGGCCTCGGCCAAGCAGATCAACCGCGAAGTGGGCGAAGTGTTCGAGGAATCGCAGATCTACCGGATCGACCACTACCTGGGCAAGGAAACCGTGCAGAACCTGCTGGCGCTGCGCTTCGGTAACATCCTGTTCGAGCCGCTGTGGCGCCGCGAATGGATCTCGGACGTGCAGATCACCATCGCCGAAAAGCTGGGCGTGGGCAACCGAATCGGCTATTACGACACGTCGGGCGCGCTGCGCGACATGCTGCAGAACCACCTGCTGCAACTGCTGTGCATCGTGGCGATGGAACCGCCGGCATCGACATCGCCGGACGCCGTGCGCGACGCCAAGCTGCAAGTACTGCGCTCGCTGAAGCGTTTCACGCCCACCACCCTGGCGCAGAATATCGTGCGTGGCCAGTACCGCGCCGGCCACGTGGACGGCCAGGCGGTGCCGAGCTACCGCGACGAGCCGGACGCGCCGCAAGGATCGCGCACCGAGACCTTCGTGGCGATGAAGGCGGAGATCGACACGTGGCGCTGGGCCGGCGTGCCCTTCTACCTGCGCACCGGCAAGCGCATGGCCGATGGCCTGGCCGAGATCGTGGTGCGCTTCAAGCAGATTCCGCACTCGATCTTCCAGCAGCCAACGTCGAGCTTCCAGCCCAATTCGCTGGTGATCCGCCTGCAGCCCGACGAGGGCCTGCGCATGAACCTGATGGCGAAGACGCCGGGCGAAGGCATGCGCCTGAAGCCGGCCGAGCTGGAACTCGATTTCCGCGAATCGTTCAAGGCGCCGCGCATGGATGCCTACGAACGCCTGCTGCTCGACGTGCTGCGCGGCCAGCTCACGCTGTTCATGCGCGGCGACGAACTGGAAGCGGCCTGGGAATGGGTCGAGCCGATCCTGAACAACTGGGAGCAGGACGATACGGCACCGCTGCCCTATTCGTCGGGCACGTGGGGGCCGGCCGCCTCGTCCGCGCTGATCGGGCGGGATGGGCTGCAGTGGCGCGAAGAAGCGCTGCCAGAGGATTGA
- the tal gene encoding transaldolase, which produces MNQLEQLKQYTKVVADTGDFQSIKAYTPRDATTNPSLILKAVQKDEYKPLLEKAVRDNPHASTGEVIDRLLIAFGGEILKIVSGRVSTEIDARLSFDVEANVAKGRELIDLYERAGFDRERVLIKIASTWEGIKAAEILEKEMIHTNLTLLFSLPQAIACAEAGVQLISPFVGRIYDWYKKQTGIEYEGAEDPGVQSVKKIYNYFRKFGYETEVMGASFRNTSQILELAGCDLLTISPDLLQKLADSNEPVERKLTADSAGAMAKISVDEKTFRFMLNEDAMATEKLAEGIRAFCADSGKLKQIISGMR; this is translated from the coding sequence ATGAATCAACTCGAACAGCTCAAGCAGTACACCAAGGTCGTTGCCGATACCGGCGATTTCCAGTCGATCAAGGCTTATACGCCGCGCGACGCCACCACCAACCCGTCGCTGATCCTGAAGGCGGTGCAAAAGGATGAGTACAAGCCGCTGCTGGAAAAAGCCGTGCGCGACAATCCGCATGCTTCCACCGGCGAAGTGATCGACCGGCTGCTGATCGCCTTTGGCGGCGAGATCCTGAAGATCGTTTCCGGCCGCGTGTCCACCGAGATCGATGCGCGCCTGTCGTTCGACGTGGAAGCCAACGTGGCCAAGGGCCGTGAACTGATCGACCTGTACGAGCGCGCCGGCTTTGACCGCGAGCGCGTGCTGATCAAGATCGCGTCCACCTGGGAAGGCATCAAGGCAGCCGAGATCCTGGAAAAGGAAATGATCCACACCAACCTCACGCTGCTGTTCTCGCTGCCGCAGGCCATCGCCTGCGCCGAGGCGGGCGTGCAGCTGATCTCGCCGTTCGTCGGTCGCATCTACGACTGGTACAAGAAACAGACCGGCATCGAGTACGAAGGCGCGGAAGATCCGGGCGTGCAGTCGGTGAAGAAGATCTATAACTATTTCCGCAAGTTCGGCTACGAGACCGAAGTGATGGGCGCCAGCTTCCGCAACACGAGCCAGATCCTGGAACTGGCCGGCTGCGACCTGCTGACCATCAGCCCGGACCTGCTGCAGAAGCTCGCCGATTCGAACGAGCCGGTCGAGCGCAAGCTCACCGCCGACAGTGCCGGCGCAATGGCCAAGATTTCCGTCGACGAGAAAACCTTCCGCTTCATGCTCAACGAAGATGCGATGGCCACCGAGAAGCTGGCCGAGGGCATCCGTGCCTTCTGCGCCGATTCGGGCAAGCTGAAGCAGATCATTTCCGGCATGCGCTGA
- a CDS encoding SIS domain-containing protein — MLLDSIRTQLDSLSKSERKVALAVLDNPSRTVSSNITALAKSAQVSEPTVVRFCRTLGYDGWHEFKLKLAQGLAVALPGLNEAPSQDDLAADLINKICSRSINTLLDLRNNLHHEPVQRALDILSLANKIEFYGQGTSGIVAADAQHKFFRSGVPTVAYSDPAIHNIAAALLRKGDALVAISQRGNSPALVRSAQLARDGGADVIVLAPSGTPLADLGTVLIPIDLIFNTDPYTPISARLAYLVVIDVLAVGLALQRGPEFRRKMQNAQKALQEFEVQFDSFIG, encoded by the coding sequence ATGCTGCTTGATTCCATCCGCACCCAGCTCGATTCGCTGTCGAAATCCGAGCGCAAGGTGGCACTGGCCGTGCTCGACAATCCGTCGCGCACGGTGAGCTCGAACATCACGGCGCTGGCGAAAAGCGCCCAGGTGTCCGAACCAACCGTGGTGCGGTTCTGCCGCACGCTCGGCTACGACGGATGGCACGAGTTCAAGCTGAAACTGGCGCAGGGCCTGGCCGTGGCGCTGCCGGGCCTGAACGAGGCACCATCGCAGGACGATCTCGCGGCGGACCTGATCAACAAGATCTGCAGCCGGTCGATCAACACGCTGCTCGACCTGCGCAACAACCTGCACCACGAACCGGTGCAGCGCGCGCTGGATATCCTGTCGCTGGCCAACAAGATCGAGTTCTACGGCCAGGGCACGTCCGGCATCGTGGCGGCCGACGCCCAGCACAAGTTCTTCCGCTCGGGCGTGCCCACTGTCGCCTATTCCGATCCGGCCATCCACAACATCGCCGCCGCCCTGCTGCGCAAGGGCGACGCGCTGGTGGCCATCTCGCAGCGCGGCAACAGCCCGGCGCTGGTGCGCTCGGCGCAACTGGCGCGCGACGGCGGCGCCGACGTGATCGTGCTGGCGCCGTCCGGCACGCCGCTGGCCGACCTGGGCACCGTACTGATCCCGATCGACCTGATCTTCAACACCGACCCTTACACGCCGATCTCGGCGCGCCTTGCCTACCTCGTCGTCATCGACGTGCTGGCGGTCGGGCTGGCCTTGCAGCGCGGGCCGGAATTCCGGCGCAAGATGCAGAATGCGCAGAAGGCACTGCAGGAATTCGAAGTGCAATTCGATTCCTTTATCGGGTAG